Proteins from a genomic interval of Flammeovirgaceae bacterium SG7u.111:
- a CDS encoding C25 family cysteine peptidase: MNRNKKKHLAWLLLLISSSLFAQDFNSWINFSQDYFKVGVKQDGIYRLTYTELDNAGFPISTINPKNIQLFHRGKEMAIVVSGQADGIFNESDYIEFYGQKNDGTTDKFMYEDENGQTNPFYNLYSDESFYFLTYSLDESEGKRIEEINQDPTGLTIVPYHLQERVYHWSNNFSGGPLYPTFIQSIQNQGALLSTFTQGKGYTGQYRGGSYKENNVFYLDNYTTSGVVPHLEVNMTGRSNTPHVVEILVGVDPANQRSVGFINFSQYENGLFSVDLRHDDLPTDADSVFISYQISQVTSLNEIVSLSYIKLTYPQLTDAGEAARKALTILPQSEANVRLEIDNVLPDTRAWDITDIYSIRSLVSDYDDASKQLTLAFPGFSSANGKLALETATKSVNSISKADMSPIRPEQFDYYIIYHPNVSGSSGDYENVPFDYAAYRSSEQGGSYEATAVDINNIYNQFTYGEVNPLAIRRFADYTLQNGKPKFLLIAGKGLELTQQYERYKPSSEAWSYQSLIPPYGFPGSDNAYSSGLKGSVGDEPAIPTGRISAINATQLASYLNKVIEYELPENFGMWKKNVLHLSGGISIEEHEELKGYMDSLEDIIIGDYWGAKVKHIVKATTENVEFIDVTQEVNDGVGLMTFIGHSSTSTTDIEIGYCSNSVLGFKNQGKYPFMFLNGCNSGNVFTTSRSLGEDWILTPDKGAIGYIAHVYLGFASVQFNYTNYFYQAAFANKALVDKPVGVIMQQAIKAYRAKYSSSELAEANAQQFLLQGDPAVRLFPSYLPDYMVDESSVFAKSFDIEEKLSAQSDSIQLGISVTNLGITDGNDFTVSVSRTFSDGSTKVYDPQTYSAVVYRDTLYYTVRVSEEEKLISGGNNLFQVSIDASNAVDEMDENNNTAMLNLFLPKNNMIILTPSPFSIVGRKNIEFLAQNADPLSPDRFYTFQVDTSSNFNSPLLTETSVFAGLTPEWATALPGENNIADSTVFYWRTRYSDISNAEDSLWTESSFTFINEGPNGWSQTKAAQFDKNKLNKLEAFGDREWGFVKTNLKLEVKSVGGAVTDWQDHYIKLNDFEVVVNGECARNRLIMMFINKETGLPYPLPSYDPPGEMGDIQFYSCGFGEPGFAAFLRNSSSANGKDFVYSEVFHIFLNTMNEGDYVVFITSGQYNFSNLRDRHLEALEMVGIDGNNLRNVINNGDPYIALGVKGAAPGTAQEFLPRYTSGTPSNAQKIEHTFNLNLEASSGDIATPRIGPSKQWDQLYLVSKEEENHDKWQVDLVGVNQQGIEQILLSDVDEGLTEIGFIDAAQYPYLKLVANTEDSVNKTPVQLYDWKVIFEQVPEGVLYYADNAPTDQIPYYEEGDTTRFSYTFKNVTGSTFSDSLIIRYTLQNQTTNKQSTFYDTLNSLAAFDSLKFSVELDTREWVGQNKLNIYVNPRVQAEQVYENNILESFYQVGRDSTNPVLDVVFDGQHIMNGDIVSPSPMITVSLKDENKYLVREDTLGVDLFMTTCDSCELIRIPFSDPTINWSQVGENDFQVYYQPDQLTDGNYTFMVQGADVIGNKAGVKPYKVSFEVITESKITHFYPYPNPFSDNVRFVFTLTGTEIPDELKIQIMTVSGRVVREITQDEIGALRIGNNMTQYAWDGKDEYGDQLANGVYLYRVITQMNGQQMDHRETSGDKYFKEGFGKMYLMK; this comes from the coding sequence ATGAACAGGAATAAAAAGAAGCACTTGGCTTGGTTATTACTACTTATCTCAAGTAGCTTATTTGCACAAGATTTTAACAGTTGGATAAATTTTAGCCAAGACTATTTTAAAGTTGGCGTGAAGCAAGATGGAATTTACCGCCTCACTTATACCGAACTGGACAATGCAGGTTTTCCTATATCCACCATCAACCCGAAGAACATACAGCTTTTTCACAGAGGAAAGGAAATGGCGATAGTGGTAAGTGGGCAAGCTGATGGTATTTTCAATGAGAGCGATTATATCGAATTTTACGGCCAGAAAAACGATGGTACTACAGATAAATTCATGTATGAAGATGAAAATGGACAAACAAACCCATTTTATAATCTTTATAGTGATGAAAGTTTTTATTTCTTAACGTATTCGCTCGATGAAAGCGAGGGAAAAAGGATAGAAGAGATAAATCAAGACCCAACTGGGCTTACCATTGTTCCTTACCATTTGCAAGAGAGGGTTTATCACTGGTCTAATAATTTTAGTGGAGGACCTTTGTATCCTACCTTTATCCAGTCTATTCAAAATCAAGGAGCATTGCTTTCCACTTTTACCCAGGGAAAAGGGTATACTGGACAGTACAGAGGAGGAAGCTACAAAGAAAACAATGTGTTTTATTTGGATAATTATACTACATCAGGTGTAGTGCCACACTTGGAGGTAAATATGACGGGAAGATCAAATACCCCACATGTTGTAGAAATATTGGTAGGGGTAGACCCTGCGAACCAAAGAAGTGTGGGCTTTATTAATTTTAGTCAATATGAAAATGGTTTGTTCTCGGTAGACCTCAGGCACGACGATTTACCTACGGATGCCGATAGTGTGTTTATCAGCTATCAAATCAGTCAAGTTACATCTCTCAATGAAATAGTATCACTTTCCTACATTAAATTAACTTATCCGCAACTCACAGATGCTGGCGAAGCTGCTAGAAAAGCACTTACCATTTTGCCCCAAAGCGAAGCGAATGTGAGGTTGGAAATTGATAATGTATTGCCTGATACCCGAGCTTGGGATATCACAGATATTTATTCCATAAGATCCTTAGTAAGTGACTACGATGATGCTTCCAAACAACTCACTCTGGCTTTTCCCGGTTTCTCTTCCGCTAATGGAAAGTTAGCTTTGGAAACGGCTACAAAATCGGTGAATAGTATCAGTAAGGCGGATATGTCTCCTATTCGACCGGAACAGTTCGATTATTACATTATTTACCACCCCAATGTGTCAGGATCCTCAGGCGATTATGAAAATGTCCCCTTCGATTATGCTGCATACCGATCTTCGGAGCAAGGTGGAAGCTATGAGGCTACAGCAGTCGATATAAATAATATTTACAATCAATTTACATATGGCGAAGTCAATCCATTGGCTATAAGAAGATTTGCTGATTATACTTTGCAAAATGGCAAGCCGAAATTCTTGCTTATTGCAGGGAAAGGGTTAGAGCTGACTCAACAATATGAGCGATATAAGCCTAGTAGCGAAGCTTGGTCGTACCAAAGTCTCATCCCTCCATATGGTTTTCCCGGTTCTGATAATGCTTATTCTTCGGGTCTAAAAGGTTCAGTAGGGGACGAACCCGCTATTCCAACAGGTAGGATTTCAGCCATTAATGCAACTCAACTTGCCTCTTACCTCAACAAGGTAATTGAGTATGAGCTTCCGGAAAACTTTGGGATGTGGAAGAAAAATGTATTGCACTTGAGTGGAGGCATAAGTATAGAAGAACATGAAGAGCTAAAAGGCTACATGGATAGCCTTGAAGATATAATAATAGGTGATTATTGGGGGGCAAAGGTAAAGCATATCGTAAAAGCTACCACTGAAAATGTTGAATTTATAGATGTGACCCAGGAGGTTAACGATGGTGTTGGGCTGATGACGTTCATTGGTCATTCAAGTACCAGTACCACCGATATTGAAATCGGGTATTGTAGCAATTCTGTTTTAGGTTTTAAAAACCAAGGAAAGTACCCCTTTATGTTTTTGAATGGCTGTAACTCTGGGAATGTTTTTACAACAAGCCGTTCATTGGGAGAAGACTGGATTTTGACTCCCGATAAAGGCGCTATTGGGTACATTGCCCATGTTTATTTGGGTTTTGCTAGTGTGCAATTCAATTATACAAACTATTTTTATCAAGCAGCTTTTGCCAATAAGGCCTTGGTGGACAAACCTGTTGGGGTCATTATGCAACAAGCTATTAAAGCATATAGAGCGAAATATTCCAGTAGTGAGTTGGCAGAGGCAAATGCACAGCAATTTTTGCTTCAGGGCGATCCGGCAGTAAGGCTTTTTCCTTCCTACCTTCCTGATTATATGGTGGATGAAAGCAGTGTTTTTGCCAAAAGTTTTGATATAGAGGAAAAGCTATCGGCTCAGTCAGATTCTATTCAGTTGGGAATAAGTGTGACCAATCTTGGTATTACCGATGGGAATGATTTTACAGTTTCGGTGAGCCGTACATTCAGCGATGGTTCTACTAAAGTATATGACCCTCAAACGTATAGTGCGGTAGTCTATCGCGACACGCTGTATTATACTGTACGTGTATCTGAAGAGGAAAAATTGATTTCAGGAGGGAACAATCTTTTTCAGGTAAGCATAGATGCCTCTAATGCCGTGGACGAAATGGATGAAAATAACAATACGGCAATGCTCAATTTGTTCTTGCCCAAAAATAACATGATCATCCTGACTCCAAGTCCTTTTAGCATAGTAGGCAGAAAAAATATTGAGTTTTTGGCACAAAATGCAGATCCGCTTAGCCCAGATCGCTTTTATACGTTCCAAGTGGATACAAGCTCGAATTTTAATAGCCCTTTATTAACAGAAACGAGTGTTTTTGCAGGCTTAACTCCCGAATGGGCAACGGCACTGCCAGGAGAGAATAATATTGCCGATAGTACGGTTTTCTATTGGAGGACCCGCTACTCTGACATCAGCAATGCAGAGGATTCCCTTTGGACAGAAAGCTCGTTTACGTTTATCAACGAAGGACCGAATGGTTGGTCACAAACCAAGGCTGCTCAGTTTGATAAAAACAAATTGAATAAGCTAGAAGCTTTTGGAGACAGGGAGTGGGGGTTTGTGAAAACGAACTTAAAACTTGAGGTGAAATCAGTAGGAGGAGCGGTGACAGATTGGCAAGATCATTACATAAAGCTCAACGATTTTGAAGTGGTGGTGAACGGAGAATGCGCCCGCAACAGACTCATTATGATGTTTATAAATAAGGAAACAGGTTTGCCTTATCCATTGCCAAGCTATGATCCTCCTGGAGAAATGGGCGATATCCAGTTCTATTCTTGTGGCTTTGGAGAGCCAGGTTTTGCTGCTTTCTTGAGAAATAGTTCCTCCGCAAATGGAAAAGACTTTGTCTATTCTGAAGTGTTTCATATCTTTTTAAACACAATGAACGAAGGTGATTATGTGGTGTTTATTACTTCGGGTCAGTATAACTTTTCTAACCTGAGAGACCGGCACTTGGAAGCGCTAGAAATGGTTGGCATAGATGGAAATAATCTAAGAAATGTTATCAATAATGGCGATCCATACATTGCTTTGGGTGTGAAAGGTGCAGCTCCAGGCACTGCTCAAGAATTTTTGCCGCGCTATACTTCCGGGACTCCTTCCAATGCCCAAAAAATTGAGCACACATTTAACCTAAACTTGGAAGCAAGTTCGGGCGATATAGCCACACCAAGGATAGGTCCATCTAAGCAATGGGACCAATTGTATTTGGTGAGTAAAGAAGAGGAGAACCACGATAAGTGGCAAGTTGATTTGGTGGGTGTAAACCAGCAGGGTATAGAGCAAATTTTGCTTTCAGATGTGGATGAAGGGCTAACTGAGATCGGTTTTATAGATGCTGCCCAATATCCTTATTTGAAGTTGGTAGCCAATACGGAAGATTCTGTAAATAAAACTCCGGTGCAGCTTTATGACTGGAAAGTGATTTTTGAGCAAGTGCCCGAAGGGGTTTTGTATTATGCTGATAATGCGCCAACTGACCAAATTCCTTATTATGAGGAAGGAGATACTACAAGGTTTAGCTATACATTTAAGAATGTGACTGGCTCAACTTTTTCCGATTCGCTCATTATCAGGTACACGCTCCAAAATCAGACGACAAATAAGCAATCAACTTTCTACGATACGCTAAATAGCCTAGCAGCATTTGATTCCTTAAAGTTTTCCGTGGAGCTTGATACGCGAGAGTGGGTGGGGCAAAATAAGTTGAATATTTATGTCAACCCTAGGGTGCAGGCTGAACAGGTGTATGAAAATAATATCTTGGAGTCCTTCTACCAAGTCGGTCGGGATAGTACCAATCCGGTGCTCGATGTAGTTTTTGATGGGCAACATATCATGAATGGGGATATTGTTTCACCTTCCCCTATGATCACCGTGAGCCTGAAAGATGAAAATAAGTACTTGGTGCGAGAAGATACGCTTGGGGTCGACTTGTTTATGACCACCTGCGACAGCTGCGAGCTTATTCGAATTCCTTTTTCCGACCCTACGATAAATTGGTCGCAGGTAGGGGAAAATGATTTCCAAGTGTATTACCAGCCCGATCAGCTCACGGATGGGAATTATACCTTTATGGTACAAGGAGCTGATGTGATTGGGAACAAGGCTGGAGTAAAACCTTATAAAGTTAGTTTTGAGGTGATAACCGAATCGAAAATCACCCATTTTTATCCTTATCCAAACCCATTTTCCGACAATGTCCGGTTTGTGTTTACCCTTACGGGAACGGAAATTCCAGATGAGTTGAAAATCCAGATTATGACTGTTTCTGGTAGGGTAGTGCGGGAAATAACCCAAGATGAAATTGGGGCGCTTCGGATAGGAAACAACATGACGCAATATGCTTGGGATGGGAAAGACGAATATGGCGACCAGCTTGCCAATGGCGTTTATCTTTACCGAGTGATAACCCAAATGAATGGCCAGCAAATGGACCATAGAGAAACTTCGGGCGATAAGTATTTCAAAGAAGGTTTTGGCAAGATGTATTTGATGAAGTAA
- a CDS encoding pitrilysin family protein: MKTIRLIAFSLASLMISASLSFAQEKALFSPEDIDVPYKKYVLDNGLRLLVHEDHKAPIVAVNVWYHVGSKNEKQGKSGFAHLFEHLMFNGSENYNDDYFQALERIGGTDLNGTTNHDRTNYFQNVPTAALEQVLFLESDRMGHLLGAIDQAKLDEQRGVVQNEKRQGENQPYGRMYELVNNNSFPKGHPYSWTVIGSMDDLNAASLEDVQEWFKTYYGPNNAVLSIAGDVDPDDIFEKVKKYFGDIPPGPTLAKPEVDLALRTGEKRFSFEDRVPEARISMNWNVPQWGTKEAAYLDLASDILTSGKNARLYKKLVYDEQIASSVWSYIDAREIAGVFNITTNVKPGESVENIEATVAEVLETLITDGPKQEEIDRVKSQYFASAIKGLERIGGFGGKSDILANHEVYGGSPDTHKEWLKWVSEATAEDIHNTVKKYLSDGKLTVVATPFPNFTASGEGVDRSQLPPLGKPVAASFPDIQKAELKNGMKVVLAQRKGVPTVVMNMMFDAGYATDKASQAGLASLAMNMMDEGTSEMNSLQINEKLQTLGASVNTYSDLDNSYISMNTLKPSFDASLDIYSQIVLSPAFPEGEFERLKKEQLINIQRQKSSPIQLAIRVMPKFLYGEGHAYSMPLQGSGYENTVSSLTKADMENFYKTWIKPNNATVVVVGDIEMSELKSKLEERFGKWKKGDVPTKNIPMVKATKGNTLYLMDRPESQQSVIIAGYLTSPYGKIDEIAKESMLNVLGGDFTSRLNMNLREDKHWAYGAGAFVINAKGQRPMLAYAPVQTDKTKESAQEIVKEFKMFVGDKPITKEEFEKTRGNTILQLPGQWETNGSVASSLNNYVKYKLSDDYYKTYDQKVRNLTLEEVQKLSKQVVLPENLNWFVVGDKEKILSSLEEVGFDEIVILDGDGNPIQPEAVKMKSEGK, translated from the coding sequence ATGAAAACTATAAGACTCATTGCATTTAGTTTAGCTAGTCTGATGATTTCTGCTAGTCTTTCTTTTGCACAAGAAAAGGCTCTATTTAGCCCAGAAGACATCGACGTTCCTTATAAGAAATATGTATTGGACAATGGATTACGACTTTTGGTACACGAAGACCACAAAGCCCCGATAGTTGCGGTAAATGTGTGGTACCATGTGGGTTCAAAAAACGAAAAACAAGGAAAAAGTGGATTTGCCCACCTTTTTGAGCACCTGATGTTCAACGGAAGTGAAAATTATAACGACGATTATTTCCAAGCACTAGAGCGCATAGGCGGCACTGACCTAAACGGCACGACTAACCACGACCGCACCAACTATTTCCAAAATGTGCCCACCGCCGCTTTAGAGCAAGTTCTTTTCCTAGAATCTGACAGGATGGGACATCTATTGGGCGCAATTGACCAGGCAAAGCTTGACGAACAACGCGGGGTAGTTCAAAATGAAAAAAGACAGGGGGAAAACCAGCCTTACGGAAGGATGTACGAACTTGTGAACAACAACAGCTTTCCAAAAGGCCACCCTTATAGTTGGACCGTTATCGGCTCTATGGACGACCTAAACGCAGCTTCGCTAGAAGATGTACAAGAGTGGTTCAAAACCTATTATGGGCCGAACAACGCTGTACTTTCTATTGCCGGCGATGTTGATCCTGATGATATTTTTGAGAAAGTGAAGAAATATTTTGGAGACATTCCTCCAGGGCCTACCTTGGCGAAGCCAGAAGTTGACCTTGCACTTAGAACAGGTGAAAAAAGGTTCAGTTTTGAAGACAGAGTTCCCGAAGCACGGATCTCGATGAACTGGAACGTGCCGCAATGGGGAACAAAAGAAGCTGCTTATCTCGACCTTGCATCAGACATATTGACAAGTGGAAAAAATGCAAGACTTTACAAAAAACTGGTGTACGACGAGCAAATAGCCAGTAGCGTTTGGAGCTATATTGATGCACGTGAAATTGCTGGTGTTTTCAATATCACCACCAACGTGAAACCAGGAGAAAGTGTGGAAAACATAGAAGCAACCGTAGCGGAGGTTTTGGAAACGCTTATTACAGATGGACCAAAGCAAGAAGAAATTGACCGAGTGAAATCGCAATATTTTGCCTCTGCGATTAAAGGGTTAGAGCGAATTGGTGGTTTTGGTGGAAAATCGGATATTTTGGCAAACCATGAAGTGTACGGAGGAAGCCCTGATACCCACAAAGAATGGTTAAAATGGGTTTCGGAAGCGACTGCAGAGGACATCCACAATACAGTAAAAAAATACCTTTCGGATGGTAAACTGACCGTAGTTGCCACTCCTTTCCCCAACTTTACTGCTTCGGGAGAGGGTGTAGACAGAAGCCAGCTCCCTCCTCTTGGAAAGCCAGTTGCCGCTTCTTTCCCCGATATCCAAAAAGCTGAACTCAAAAATGGGATGAAGGTCGTATTGGCTCAACGAAAAGGAGTGCCTACAGTAGTAATGAATATGATGTTTGATGCAGGCTATGCTACCGACAAGGCTTCACAGGCAGGCTTGGCTTCCTTGGCTATGAATATGATGGACGAAGGAACTAGTGAAATGAATTCACTCCAAATCAATGAGAAGCTTCAGACGTTGGGAGCTTCGGTAAACACGTATTCTGACCTCGACAATTCGTACATTTCTATGAACACATTGAAGCCATCGTTTGATGCCAGCCTCGATATTTATTCTCAGATCGTACTCTCTCCTGCTTTTCCGGAAGGAGAATTTGAGCGCCTCAAAAAAGAACAGCTTATCAATATTCAACGCCAAAAATCATCTCCTATCCAATTGGCCATCCGCGTGATGCCTAAGTTTTTGTATGGTGAAGGACATGCCTATAGCATGCCATTGCAGGGTTCTGGATACGAAAACACGGTTTCTTCGCTCACCAAAGCTGACATGGAAAACTTCTACAAAACATGGATAAAGCCAAATAATGCAACCGTAGTTGTAGTTGGCGATATTGAAATGAGCGAGCTGAAATCGAAACTGGAAGAGCGATTTGGAAAATGGAAAAAGGGTGATGTACCTACCAAGAATATTCCTATGGTAAAAGCAACGAAGGGAAATACCTTATACCTAATGGACAGGCCCGAGTCGCAGCAGTCGGTGATTATTGCTGGCTACCTCACCAGCCCTTATGGCAAAATAGATGAAATAGCCAAAGAATCGATGCTCAATGTGCTTGGTGGCGATTTTACCTCTAGGCTCAATATGAACTTAAGGGAGGACAAGCACTGGGCTTATGGCGCAGGAGCTTTCGTAATAAATGCAAAAGGTCAGCGCCCTATGTTGGCTTATGCCCCTGTTCAGACGGATAAAACTAAGGAATCTGCCCAAGAGATTGTGAAAGAATTCAAGATGTTTGTGGGTGACAAGCCTATTACCAAAGAGGAGTTTGAAAAGACCCGTGGGAATACAATTCTCCAATTGCCTGGGCAATGGGAAACCAATGGTTCGGTAGCCAGCTCGCTCAATAACTATGTAAAATATAAGCTCAGCGACGATTATTATAAAACCTATGACCAAAAGGTAAGAAACTTGACGTTGGAAGAAGTCCAAAAACTAAGTAAGCAGGTAGTTCTGCCCGAAAACTTAAATTGGTTTGTGGTGGGCGATAAGGAAAAAATCCTTTCAAGCCTTGAGGAAGTCGGATTTGATGAGATTGTGATCCTAGACGGAGATGGCAATCCTATTCAGCCCGAAGCGGTGAAGATGAAAAGTGAGGGCAAATAA
- a CDS encoding PorV/PorQ family protein, with protein sequence MFMLLGVQIAVAQQTPKYSNEFLAIGVGARGMAMSNSQVSIVDDATAGYWNPAGLLNIKEKYSVSAMHASYFAGIANYDYVGFATPVDKRSHIGVTLIRFAVDDIPDTRFLFDANGSLNYDNIRSFSAADYAFMFSYARRSLLVKGLKLGANFKVIHRSVGIFANAWGFGIDIGAQLDRKNWHFGLAARDVTGTYNTWNYNPDTFYEIFSQTGNTIPNNSVEVTLPRILGGVAYSVRIKNKFGALLAAEFDMTLDGKRNTVLKTDAFSLDPHVGLELDYQQLVYLRGGVGQFQEIKNFDGTTYMTFQPNFGVGIRLKNFVIDYALTDIGDSSEALYSHVFSIKLGMGKSKFTKPRFEYEQE encoded by the coding sequence ATGTTCATGCTATTAGGAGTTCAAATAGCGGTTGCTCAACAAACTCCAAAATACAGTAATGAGTTTTTGGCGATAGGTGTAGGAGCTAGGGGCATGGCAATGTCCAACAGCCAAGTTTCTATAGTAGACGACGCCACGGCAGGGTACTGGAACCCGGCGGGGTTGCTAAACATCAAAGAGAAGTATAGCGTTTCGGCAATGCATGCTTCCTATTTTGCTGGAATTGCTAACTATGACTACGTAGGTTTTGCCACTCCAGTAGATAAAAGAAGCCATATTGGTGTCACGCTCATCCGCTTTGCGGTAGATGATATCCCCGACACCCGCTTTTTGTTCGATGCCAACGGCTCACTCAATTATGATAACATCCGCTCATTTTCCGCTGCCGATTATGCTTTTATGTTTTCTTATGCAAGGCGTTCGCTGCTTGTAAAGGGCTTGAAGCTGGGGGCTAATTTCAAAGTGATTCATCGTTCGGTAGGGATATTTGCCAATGCCTGGGGGTTTGGAATAGACATAGGCGCACAACTGGACAGGAAAAATTGGCATTTTGGTTTGGCTGCTCGTGATGTAACAGGGACCTACAACACTTGGAACTACAACCCCGATACATTCTACGAGATTTTTTCTCAAACAGGAAATACAATCCCCAACAACTCGGTGGAAGTAACCTTGCCGAGAATCTTAGGTGGAGTTGCTTATTCGGTCCGCATCAAAAATAAATTTGGGGCATTGCTTGCTGCTGAGTTTGACATGACCCTTGATGGAAAGCGGAATACAGTGCTAAAAACCGATGCCTTTTCGCTCGACCCGCATGTAGGGCTGGAACTTGACTACCAGCAACTTGTTTACCTAAGAGGGGGAGTAGGGCAGTTCCAAGAAATCAAAAACTTTGATGGCACTACCTACATGACTTTTCAGCCAAACTTTGGGGTGGGAATTCGCCTCAAAAATTTTGTGATAGATTATGCCCTCACCGACATTGGTGATTCTTCTGAGGCATTATATTCACATGTTTTTTCCATCAAACTAGGAATGGGTAAATCTAAATTTACAAAACCAAGATTTGAGTATGAACAGGAATAA